The following are from one region of the Procambarus clarkii isolate CNS0578487 chromosome 52, FALCON_Pclarkii_2.0, whole genome shotgun sequence genome:
- the LOC138352044 gene encoding basic salivary proline-rich protein 4-like: MTMKTARPQQTAPPQQAAPPQQAARPQQAARPQQAARPQQAARPQQAARPQQAARPQQAARPQQTAPPQQDAPPQQAARPQQAAPPQQAARPQQAAPPQQAAPPQQAAPPQQTAPPQQAAPPQQAAPPQQAARPQQAAPPQQAAPPQQAAPPQQAAPPQQAARPQQAARPQQAAPPQQAAPPQQDAPPQQAARPQQAARPQQAAPPQQAAPPQQAARPQQAARPQQAAPPQQAAPPQQAARPQQAARPQQTAPPQQDAPPQQAARLQQAARPQQTAPPQQAAPPQQDAPPQQAARPQQTAPPQQAARPQQAARPQQAARPQQAAPPQQAARPQQAARPKTGRAGEGMTDDESTASANASATTSATNTTSASDVTISPTAQIDILPAGAHPLQPATAPTTDSAISLHTVTPVEPSTPPVVPETTPDSQEPTPEASASADLQLSCDDDSDAPVDVEEFQEFTQYSSASPVVYELSIQRGNSTPGSPEYRRLTSRILNISHEEIR; encoded by the exons ACTGCTCGACCACAACAGACTGCTCCACCACAACAGGCTGCTCCACCACAACAGGCTGCTCGACCACAACAGGCTGCTCGACCACAACAGGCTGCTCGACCACAACAGGCTGCTCGACCACAACAGGCTGCTCGACCACAACAGGCTGCTCGACCACAACAGGCTGCTCGACCACAACAGACTGCTCCACCACAACaggatgctccaccacaacaggCTGCTCGACCACAACAGGCTGCTCCACCACAACAGGCTGCTCGACCACAACAGGCTGCTCCACCACAACAGGCTGCTCCACCACAACAGGCtgctccaccacaacagactGCTCCACCACAACAGGCTGCTCCACCACAACAGGCTGCTCCACCACAACAGGCTGCTCGACCACAACAGGCTGCTCCACCACAACAGGCTGCTCCACCACAACAGGCTGCTCCACCACAACAGGCTGCTCCACCACAACAGGCTGCTCGACCACAACAGGCTGCTCGACCACAACAGGCTGCTCCACCACAACAGGCTGCTCCACCACAACaggatgctccaccacaacaggCTGCTCGACCACAACAGGCTGCTCGACCACAACAGGCTGCTCCACCACAACAGGCTGCTCCACCACAACAGGCTGCTCGACCACAACAGGCTGCTCGACCACAACAGGCTGCTCCACCACAACAGGCTGCTCCACCACAACAGGCTGCTCGACCACAACAGGCTGCTCGACCACAACAGACTGCTCCACCACAACaggatgctccaccacaacaggCTGCTCGACTACAACAGGCTGCTCGACCACAACAGACTGCTCCACCACAACAGGCTGCTCCACCACAACaggatgctccaccacaacaggCTGCTCGACCACAACAGACTGCTCCACCACAACAGGCTGCTCGACCACAACAGGCTGCTCGACCACAACAGGCTGCTCGACCACAACAGGCTGCTCCACCACAACAGGCTGCTCGACCACAACAGGCTGCTCGACCAAAAACAGGAAGGGCGGGTGAAGGAATGACTGATGACGAAT CTACAGCCTCAGCCAACGCCAGTGCTACGacttcagcaacgaacactacttcTGCCTCTGATGTCACCATCTCTCCAACTGCACAGATAGACATCCTGCCTGCTGGCGCTCACCCTCTGCAACCTGCTACAGCtcccaccacagattctgcaatatCCTTGCACACTGTTACTCCAGTCGAACCATCTACTCCTCCAGTTGTACCTGAGACTACACCAGATTCACAGGAACCTACACCTGAAGCTTCGGCTTCTGCAGACCTTCAATTGTCTTGTGATGATGACTCTGATGCACCTGTTGACGTTGAAGAATTCCAAGAATTTACGCAATATTCCAGTGCATCTCCGGTCGTCTATGAACTGAGTATTCAACGTGGAAACAGTACACCTGGATCACCTGAGTACAGACGACTCACCAGCCGTATACTCAACATTAGCCATGAAGAAATCCGGTAG